The Sphaeramia orbicularis chromosome 18, fSphaOr1.1, whole genome shotgun sequence genome contains a region encoding:
- the ppargc1a gene encoding peroxisome proliferator-activated receptor gamma coactivator 1-alpha isoform X1, with protein MDGYARTEDELFSSCLLNLTWENCYEQCAALVGEDQPLCPDLPELDLSELDVSDLDADSFLGGLKWYSDQSEIISSQYGNEASNLFEKIDEENEANLLAVLTETLDSIPVDEDGLPSFAALADGDVTNASDRSCPSSPDGSPRTPEPEEPSLLKKLLLAPANSQLSYNQYTGGKAQNHAASSNHRIRPPPAVVKTESPWNGKARGGSGQQNRPVRRPCTELLKYLTATDDILLHTKASEAKGPWGGASSRDKSSLGLGASSSSSSPSSSSTSSFSSLSSTSSSSSCTTSKKKSAVPSQQQQQQQQPPQQHHQRGESRAAGECSVAGVGAGKWQRCSHDDGVQELEGATIPVGHRTSTCGHARPKLEHRPPSEEGRPPGDVGRLAAARFIRYMHSYSLPPREVSHSCEHCREAAGATQASEGFGRQGRSNGSGASRAPHRHITVTIKKRDEKSGHPLLSQLLTSKQRPAQYQVHLHPRKTIPVPNTKSKLAGKRSESPNQAVSKVEKEELKGISDLRNQEESQAEEPDSRPLLSPLAFDLESWVTQPDPGLNMGFGLDLGWPSQGGYGEDVDHDDDDDGVHVDDDLVMGSPTTVLSQGPPSPLFPDTSIAEPAHPCIIQGQGHPHRQALSEHPDDQGHPLLAKPTTLPLPLTPESPNDHKGSPFENKTIERTLSVEIAGTPGLTPPTTPPHKASQENPFKASLKTKLSSCSSSALACKRARLSELGPGALAPAPGASGGGPTRKGPEQTELYAQLSKASTALPYSQHIAGGGVEEQRSTSNNKRVPRGYSDHDYCQASASTKKDGSTATVTTTTAADMTATSGATAAYMPATGKAEDRHVECKDSTMPPSSSSPSTCSPLSASSGSLAKQQNFASVDGEAAQVQGLRKQALSQVTQIVSQEATTDRDQQHPSATSRKLLCDQEIRAELNKHFGNPLQALYSQGGQERDTGSKPNKSETPQSLDNGENNDEYSQRLPGSGYLHPGFLPFHDDLDLGEGRESRFLYPWEGTPLDLLFDCPPCSPSCSPPSSCSPSRGSVSPPSSLLLSPSRPFCWTSSGSRSRSRSHSGSRSSSSHYRRRSLSSSPDRRPSSWARHNTDLSTFRSRTHKSPHPQSRSPLSRRPRYDSYEEYQHERLKREEYRRDYEKREFERAEQRERQRQKAIEERRVVYVGRLRSDCTRTELKRRFEVFGEIEECAVNLRDDGDNFGFITYRYTCDAFAALENGHTLRRSNEPQFELCFGGQKQFCKSHYTDLDSHSDDFDPASTKSKYDSMDFDSLLREAQRSLRR; from the exons AAGATAGATGAAGAAAATGAGGCCAACTTGCTGGCAGTGCTTACAGAGACCCTGGACAGCATCCCGGTGGATGAGGACGGATTGCCTTCGTTTGCGGCCTTGGCAGATGGGGACGTGACCAATGCCAGTGACCGGAGCTGTCCCTCCTCCCCTGACGGCTCGCCGCGCACCCCAGAGCCGGAGGAGCCTTCCCTG CTGAAGAAGCTCCTTCTGGCACCCGCAAACTCCCAGCTCAGCTATAATCAATACACAGGTGGCAAGGCACAGAACCATGCAGCCAGCAGCAACCACCGGATCAGACCACCACCTGCCGTCGTCAAG ACGGAGAGCCCCTGGAATGGCAAAGCAAGAGGGGGATCCGGCCAACAGAACCGTCCGGTGAGGCGGCCTTGCACTGAGCTGCTGAAATACCTAACAGCCACTGATGACATCCTGCTCCACACCAAAGCCAGTGAAGCCAAGGGCCCCTGGGGGGGTGCCAGTAGCAGGGACAAGAGTAGCCTGGGTCTTGGAGCCTCGTCCTCGTCCTCTTCACCTTCCTCGTCATCCACCTCTTCGTTCTCCTCCCTTTCCTccacctcttcttcctcttcctgtaCCACCTCCAAGAAGAAGTCAGCTGTGCCAtctcaacaacaacagcagcagcagcagccgccgCAGCAGCATCACCAGCGAGGTGAGAGCCGGGCTGCAGGCGAGTGTAGTGTGGCTGGTGTTGGGGCTGGGAAGTGGCAGCGTTGCTCTCACGATGACGGGGTTCAGGAGTTGGAGGGTGCTACTATCCCTGTCGGCCACAGAACCTCCACCTGCGGCCATGCCCGCCCCAAACTGGAGCACAGGCCGCCCAGTGAAGAAGGAAGGCCGCCAGGCGATGTGGGCCGCCTGGCCGCCGCTAGGTTTATTAGGTATATGCATTCTTATTCCCTCCCTCCCAGAGAGGTGAGTCACAGCTGTGAGCATTGCCGAGAGGCTGCGGGCGCCACTCAGGCTAGTGAGGGCTTTGGCAGGCAAGGCCGTAGTAATGGTAGTGGTGCCAGCCGTGCACCCCATAGGCACATCACagtgactattaagaaaagagaTGAGAAGTCGGGGCACCCATTACTTAGCCAGCTGCTCACCTCCAAACAAAGGCCTGCTCAGTACCAGGTCCACCTACACCCACGTAAGACTATTCCTGTACCTAACACTAAGAGCAAATTAGCAGGTAAGAGGTCTGAGAGCCCCAACCAGGCTGTTTCAAAGGTGGAGAAGGAAGAGCTCAAAGGGATCAGTGATCTTAGAAACCAGGAGGAAAGTCAGGCTGAAGAGCCTGACTCAAGGCCCTTGTTGTCACCTCTTGCCTTTGACTTAGAGAGCTGGGTTACCCAGCCAGATCCAGGGCTAAATATGGGCTTTGGACTAGACCTTGGGTGGCCAAGCCAGGGGGGCTATGGGGAGGATGTtgaccatgatgatgatgatgatggtgttcaTGTTGATGATGACCTTGTCATGGGCAGCCCCACAACGGTGCTCTCACAGGGCCCACCAAGCCCACTCTTCCCAGACACTAGCATTGCAGAGCCCGCCCATCCCTGCATCATACAAGGGCAAGGGCACCCACACAGGCAGGCACTCAGCGAGCACCCCGACGACCAGGGCCACCCATTGTTAG CCAAACCAACCACCTTGCCACTTCCTTTGACCCCAGAGTCTCCAAA TGACCACAAGGGATCACCGTTTGAGAACAAAACCATTGAACGCACATTAAGTGTGGAGATTGCTGGAACCCCAG GTCTGACACCACCTACCACGCCCCCACACAAAGCCAGTCAAGAGAATCCTTTCAAAGCATCGCTCAAAACCAAGTTGTCTTCATGTTCCTCCTCGGCATTGGCATGCAAAAGAGCCAGGCTGAGCGAGTTGGGCCCCGGCGCTCTGGCTCCGGCCCCAGGTGCCTCAGGCGGGGGCCCCACCAGGAAGGGTCCCGAACAGACTGAGCTTTATGCCCAGCTGAGCAAAGCGTCCACCGCCCTCCCTTACTCCCAGCACATAGCAGGGGGTGGCGTTGAGGAGCAGCGCAGCACTAGCAACAATAAGCGGGTGCCGCGTGGCTACAGTGACCATGACTATTGCCAGGCGTCAGCTAGCACAAAGAAGGACGGCAGCACAGCCACTGTTACCACAACTACAGCAGCAGACATGACAGCCACTTCAGGTGCCACTGCTGCTTACATGCCTGCGACAGGCAAAGCAGAGGACAGGCATGTAGAATGTAAAGACTCAACCATGCCGCCATCCTCTTCATCTCCATCTACTTGTTCTCCATTATCAGCTTCATCTGGTTCTTTGGCTAAGCAGCAGAATTTTGCCTCAGTGGATGGAGAAGCAGCCCAGGTCCAGGGTTTAAGGAAGCAGGCCCTTTCACAAGTCACCCAGATCGTTTCACAAGAGGCCACTACTGACAGGGACCAACAACACCCTTCTGCCACCAGCCGGAAGCTCCTGTGTGACCAGGAAATCAGAGCAGAACTCAACAAGCACTTTGGAAACCCCTTACAAGCCCTCTACAGCCAGGGAGGCCAGGAGAGAGACACAGGCAGCAAACCAAACAAATCCGAAACCCCTCAGTCACTCGACAATGGAGAGAATAATGACGAATACTCCCAGAGGCTGCCTGGCTCCGGCTACCTGCACCCAGGGTTCCTGCCCTTCCACGATGACCTAGATCTGGGTGAGGGCCGTGAAAGTCGCTTCCTCTATCCATGGGAGGGAACCCCTCTGGACCTACTCTTTGACTGTCCTCCCTGCTCTCCCTCCTGTTCCCCACCATCCAGCTGCTCCCCTTCACGGGGATCCGTTTCCCCAccttcctccctccttctctcacCCAGCAGGCCTTTCTGCTGGACCAGCAGCGGGTCCCGCTCCCGTTCTCGTTCCCACTCTGGTTCCCGCAGCTCCTCTTCCCACTACCGGAGGCGCTCCCTCTCCAGCTCACCGGACAGACGCCCCTCCTCCTG GGCTCGTCACAACACAGATTTGAGCACTTTTCGTTCCAGGACTCACAAGAGCCCCCACCCTCAGTCTCGATCTCCTCTCAGCCGCAGGCCAAG GTATGACAGCTATGAGGAGTACCAGCATGAGAGGCTGAAGAGGGAGGAGTACCGCCGGGACTACGAGAAGCGGGAGTTCGAAAGGGCTGAGCAGAGAGAGAGGCAAAGGCAAAAAGCAATA GAGGAGAGACGGGTGGTGTACGTGGGGCGACTGAGGTCCGACTGCACCAGGACAGAGTTGAAGCGCCGCTTTGAAGTCTTTGGTGAAATTGAAGAATGTGCAGTGAACTTGAGGGACGATGG GGACAATTTTGGCTTCATCACGTACCGCTACACTTGTGACGCCTTTGCCGCCCTTGAGAACGGACACACCTTACGCAGGTCAAACGAGCCTCAGTTCGAGCTGTGCTTTGGCGGACAGAAGCAGTTCTGCAAATCACATTACACAGACTTGG